In Agromyces sp. G08B096, a genomic segment contains:
- a CDS encoding T6SS immunity protein Tdi1 domain-containing protein — protein sequence MTRFRSFDPVAPISDETIQAFSARVPAEVADFWRTHGAGFVGDGYFRLVDPARAAAMLEGVFGLPEGAVVLFTTALGDLVVHANGFYLVIKSRWGAIDVVDGASVDDLVALIEDPAQREVAWEWQPYPAARDRDGVPGFEQCYGFVPLLALGGSPDPANLQLGGLYEHLAVIAQLAGQPQVRRHLQTAGAAPAEDSVTDDSGDGPLVEFGRSLFAKLADDPKLNIIELPDGLGVCLVHAARGGGKIYVAPDRSVLFVGSAVDFEAGLGAFRDGVRTPLEKFDIDRGGQA from the coding sequence ATGACGAGGTTCCGGAGTTTCGACCCGGTCGCCCCCATCTCCGACGAGACGATCCAGGCCTTCTCCGCCCGGGTGCCCGCCGAGGTCGCCGACTTCTGGCGCACGCACGGCGCCGGCTTCGTCGGCGACGGCTACTTCCGGTTGGTCGATCCGGCGCGTGCCGCTGCGATGCTCGAGGGCGTCTTCGGCCTGCCCGAGGGTGCGGTGGTGCTGTTCACGACCGCGCTCGGCGACCTCGTCGTGCACGCGAACGGGTTCTACCTCGTGATCAAGTCGCGCTGGGGCGCGATCGACGTCGTCGACGGGGCGAGCGTCGACGACCTGGTGGCGCTCATCGAGGATCCCGCGCAGCGCGAGGTCGCCTGGGAGTGGCAGCCGTATCCGGCCGCGCGCGACCGCGACGGCGTGCCGGGCTTCGAACAGTGCTACGGGTTCGTTCCGCTCCTCGCGCTCGGCGGCTCGCCCGACCCGGCGAACCTGCAGCTCGGCGGCCTCTACGAGCACCTCGCCGTCATCGCGCAGCTCGCCGGCCAGCCGCAGGTGCGCCGCCACCTGCAGACCGCCGGCGCGGCGCCCGCCGAGGACTCCGTGACGGATGACTCGGGCGACGGCCCGCTCGTCGAGTTCGGCCGCTCGCTCTTCGCGAAGCTCGCCGACGACCCGAAGCTCAACATCATCGAGCTGCCCGACGGCCTCGGCGTCTGCCTGGTGCACGCGGCGCGCGGCGGCGGCAAGATCTACGTGGCGCCCGACCGGTCGGTGCTGTTCGTGGGGTCTGCGGTCGACTTCGAGGCGGGCCTCGGCGCGTTCCGCGACGGCGTGCGCACCCCGCTCGAGAAGTTCGACATCGACCGAGGCGGGCAGGCCTGA
- a CDS encoding DUF6121 family protein has protein sequence MDQSRTNAWVVAGFAAALDLAVVVCAYGFVSLLADVEVVSDPAVGVLVVPAAVGASVLVLLVTLGLRLRRPERMALTVLLSAVLAWLVFVVVAIIGHLLGTTGSVLASVLFGAGLGIGWFGLLIPAAAALVASLAVLVARGRSGGMDRPRWPWERDDE, from the coding sequence ATGGACCAGTCGCGAACGAACGCCTGGGTCGTCGCGGGCTTCGCCGCGGCCCTCGATCTCGCGGTCGTCGTGTGCGCGTACGGGTTCGTGAGCCTCCTCGCGGACGTCGAGGTCGTCTCCGATCCGGCGGTCGGCGTGCTGGTGGTGCCGGCGGCGGTCGGGGCATCCGTCCTGGTGCTGCTCGTGACCCTCGGCCTGCGGCTGCGCCGGCCGGAGCGGATGGCGCTCACCGTCCTCCTCTCGGCGGTGCTCGCCTGGCTGGTGTTCGTCGTCGTCGCCATCATCGGGCACCTGCTCGGCACGACGGGCAGCGTCCTCGCGAGCGTGCTGTTCGGTGCGGGCCTCGGCATCGGCTGGTTCGGGCTGCTGATCCCGGCGGCGGCGGCGCTGGTCGCCTCGCTCGCCGTGCTCGTCGCGCGCGGCAGGTCGGGCGGCATGGACCGCCCGCGCTGGCCGTGGGAGCGCGACGACGAGTGA
- a CDS encoding spermidine/putrescine ABC transporter substrate-binding protein: MEGSIEARVSHEVDRWLQWLPRWRPGTHRGRVRLCQKCFGSPILAAAGLDVDVPHPVQHAFSMRMKGIIDAAVDDYTARNLPMLHREIRLAEERKAKRHYRAGEGLDPEFRGLELDPEPVPDQPFLFTLTGLEADAAAEAAEPAPRPFTPEEKDALREEVRLADEFAKQLGRRICVELAQHRRRIGNAVERLVEPQVAELLADLERELDAPGWPG, encoded by the coding sequence GTGGAGGGCTCGATCGAGGCGCGCGTGAGCCACGAGGTCGACCGCTGGCTGCAATGGCTGCCGCGGTGGCGGCCCGGCACGCACCGCGGCCGGGTGCGTCTCTGCCAGAAGTGCTTCGGGTCGCCGATCCTCGCGGCGGCCGGCCTCGACGTCGACGTGCCGCATCCCGTGCAGCACGCGTTCTCGATGCGGATGAAGGGCATCATCGACGCCGCCGTCGACGACTACACGGCGCGGAACCTCCCGATGCTCCACCGCGAGATCCGGCTCGCCGAGGAGCGGAAGGCCAAGCGCCACTATCGCGCGGGGGAGGGGCTCGACCCCGAGTTCCGCGGCCTCGAGCTCGACCCCGAGCCGGTGCCGGACCAGCCGTTCCTCTTCACCCTCACGGGCCTCGAGGCGGATGCCGCGGCCGAAGCCGCCGAGCCCGCGCCGAGGCCGTTCACGCCGGAGGAGAAGGACGCGCTGCGCGAGGAGGTGCGGCTCGCCGACGAGTTCGCCAAGCAGCTCGGCCGGCGCATCTGCGTGGAGCTCGCCCAGCACCGTCGCCGGATCGGCAACGCCGTCGAACGGCTCGTGGAGCCCCAGGTCGCCGAGCTCCTGGCCGACCTCGAACGCGAGCTCGACGCCCCAGGATGGCCGGGCTGA
- the rpsL gene encoding 30S ribosomal protein S12, whose amino-acid sequence MPTIQQLVRKGRSPKVTKTKAPALKANPQQRGVCTRVYTTTPKKPNSALRKVARVKLSNGTEVTAYIPGEGHNLQEHSMVLVRGGRVKDLPGVRYKIIRGALDTQAVKNRKQARSRYGAKMEKK is encoded by the coding sequence GTGCCAACCATTCAGCAGTTGGTCCGCAAGGGTCGCTCGCCCAAGGTCACCAAGACCAAGGCGCCCGCCCTGAAGGCCAACCCCCAGCAGCGCGGCGTGTGCACGCGTGTGTACACCACCACCCCGAAGAAGCCGAACTCGGCGCTCCGCAAGGTCGCCCGTGTGAAGCTCTCGAACGGCACCGAGGTCACCGCCTACATCCCCGGTGAGGGCCACAACCTGCAGGAGCACTCGATGGTGCTCGTGCGCGGCGGTCGTGTGAAGGACCTCCCGGGTGTCCGCTACAAGATCATCCGCGGCGCGCTCGACACGCAGGCCGTGAAGAACCGCAAGCAGGCTCGTAGCCGCTACGGCGCGAAGATGGAGAAGAAGTAA
- the rpsG gene encoding 30S ribosomal protein S7, which translates to MPRKGPAPKRPVVADPVYGSPVVSQLVNKILIDGKKDLAQRIVYEALENVANKSGQDAVAVLKKALDNVRPTLEVRSRRVGGSTYQVPVEVKPHRANTLALRWLTSYAKARREKTMTERLTNEILDASNGLGAAVKRREDTHKMAESNRAFAHYRW; encoded by the coding sequence ATGCCTCGCAAGGGTCCCGCTCCGAAGCGCCCCGTCGTCGCCGACCCGGTGTACGGCTCGCCGGTCGTCAGCCAGCTCGTCAACAAGATCCTCATCGACGGCAAGAAGGACCTCGCCCAGCGCATCGTCTACGAGGCGCTCGAGAACGTGGCGAACAAGTCCGGCCAGGACGCCGTCGCGGTCCTGAAGAAGGCCCTCGACAACGTGCGCCCGACCCTCGAGGTCCGGTCGCGCCGCGTCGGCGGCTCGACCTACCAGGTCCCCGTCGAGGTCAAGCCCCACCGCGCGAACACCCTGGCGCTGCGCTGGCTCACCAGCTACGCCAAGGCCCGTCGCGAGAAGACCATGACCGAGCGTCTCACCAACGAGATCCTCGACGCCTCGAACGGCCTGGGTGCCGCGGTCAAGCGCCGTGAAGACACCCACAAGATGGCCGAGTCGAACCGCGCCTTCGCCCACTACCGCTGGTAG
- the fusA gene encoding elongation factor G, translated as MAQDVLTDLNKVRNIGIMAHIDAGKTTTTERILFYTGVNHKIGETHDGASTTDWMEQEKERGITITSAAVTCFWNKNQINIIDTPGHVDFTVEVERSLRILDGAVAVFDGKEGVEPQSETVWRQADKYNVPRICFVNKMDKLGADFYFTVDTIVSRLGAKPLVIQLPIGAENDFVGVIDLVEMRALVWPGDAKGDVTMGAKYEVQEIPADLKEKAEEYRQQLLETVAETSDELLEKFFGGEELTVAEIKGAIRKLTVNNEIYPVLCGSAFKNRGVQPMLDAVIDYLPSPLDVPPVQGHDVRDPEKIIERHADANEPFAALVSKIAVHPFFGRLTYIRVYSGHLDSGAQVINSTKQKKERIGKIFQMHANKENPVDSVTAGNIYAVIGLKDTTTGDTLCDPNDQIVLESMTFPEPVIEVAIEPKTKADQEKLGTAIQKLAEEDPTFRTELNPETGQTVIKGMGELHLDILVDRMKREFKVEANVGKPQVAYRETIRRAVERHDYTHKKQTGGSGQFAKIQFALEPLEVTNEKTYEFENKVTGGRVPREYIPSVDAGFQDAMQYGILAGYPMVGVKAILLDGAAHDVDSSEMAFKIAGSMGFKEAARKANPVLLEPLMAVEVRTPEEYMGDVIGDLNSRRGQIQSMEDAAGVKVVRAHVPLSEMFGYIGDLRSKTSGRAVYSMEFESYAEVPKAVADEIVQKNKGD; from the coding sequence GTGGCACAAGACGTGCTCACCGACCTCAACAAGGTCCGCAACATCGGCATCATGGCCCACATCGATGCCGGCAAGACCACCACCACCGAGCGCATCCTGTTCTACACGGGCGTGAACCACAAGATCGGCGAGACCCACGACGGCGCCTCGACGACCGACTGGATGGAGCAGGAGAAGGAGCGCGGCATCACGATCACGTCTGCCGCCGTGACCTGCTTCTGGAACAAGAACCAGATCAACATCATCGACACGCCCGGCCACGTCGACTTCACGGTCGAGGTCGAGCGGTCGCTGCGCATCCTCGACGGTGCCGTCGCCGTCTTCGACGGCAAGGAGGGCGTCGAGCCCCAGTCCGAGACGGTGTGGCGTCAGGCCGACAAGTACAACGTGCCGCGCATCTGCTTCGTCAACAAGATGGACAAGCTCGGTGCCGACTTCTACTTCACGGTCGACACGATCGTCTCGCGCCTCGGCGCGAAGCCGCTCGTGATCCAGCTGCCCATCGGCGCCGAGAACGACTTCGTCGGGGTCATCGACCTCGTCGAGATGCGTGCGCTCGTGTGGCCCGGCGACGCCAAGGGCGACGTGACCATGGGCGCCAAGTACGAGGTGCAGGAGATCCCGGCCGACCTCAAGGAGAAGGCCGAGGAGTACCGCCAGCAGCTGCTCGAGACCGTCGCCGAGACCAGCGACGAGCTGCTCGAGAAGTTCTTCGGCGGCGAGGAGCTCACGGTCGCCGAGATCAAGGGCGCGATCCGCAAGCTCACCGTCAACAACGAGATCTACCCGGTGCTCTGCGGGTCGGCGTTCAAGAACCGCGGTGTGCAGCCGATGCTCGACGCGGTCATCGACTACCTCCCGAGCCCGCTCGACGTGCCGCCCGTGCAGGGCCACGACGTTCGCGACCCCGAGAAGATCATCGAGCGTCACGCCGACGCGAACGAGCCCTTCGCGGCCCTCGTGTCGAAGATCGCCGTGCACCCCTTCTTCGGTCGTCTGACCTACATCCGCGTCTACTCGGGTCACCTCGACTCGGGCGCGCAGGTCATCAACTCGACCAAGCAGAAGAAGGAGCGCATCGGGAAGATCTTCCAGATGCACGCCAACAAGGAGAACCCGGTCGACTCGGTCACCGCGGGCAACATCTACGCGGTCATCGGCCTCAAGGACACGACCACGGGTGACACGCTGTGCGACCCGAACGACCAGATCGTGCTCGAGTCGATGACCTTCCCCGAGCCTGTCATCGAGGTCGCCATCGAGCCGAAGACCAAGGCCGACCAGGAGAAGCTCGGCACGGCGATCCAGAAGCTCGCCGAGGAGGACCCGACCTTCCGCACCGAGCTCAACCCCGAGACGGGCCAGACCGTCATCAAGGGCATGGGCGAGCTGCACCTCGACATCCTGGTCGACCGCATGAAGCGGGAGTTCAAGGTCGAGGCGAACGTCGGCAAGCCCCAGGTCGCCTACCGCGAGACCATCCGTCGCGCGGTCGAGCGTCACGACTACACCCACAAGAAGCAGACGGGTGGCTCGGGCCAGTTCGCGAAGATCCAGTTCGCGCTGGAGCCGCTCGAGGTCACCAACGAGAAGACGTACGAGTTCGAGAACAAGGTCACCGGTGGCCGCGTTCCCCGCGAGTACATCCCCTCGGTCGACGCGGGCTTCCAGGACGCGATGCAATACGGCATCCTCGCCGGCTACCCCATGGTGGGCGTCAAGGCGATCCTGCTCGACGGTGCCGCGCACGACGTCGACTCCTCGGAGATGGCGTTCAAGATCGCGGGCTCGATGGGCTTCAAGGAGGCCGCTCGCAAGGCGAACCCCGTCCTGCTCGAACCGCTGATGGCCGTCGAGGTCCGTACTCCCGAGGAGTACATGGGCGACGTCATCGGCGACCTGAACTCGCGCCGCGGCCAGATCCAGTCCATGGAGGACGCCGCCGGCGTGAAGGTCGTGCGTGCGCACGTCCCGCTCTCGGAGATGTTCGGCTACATCGGCGACCTGCGGTCCAAGACCTCGGGCCGCGCCGTGTACTCGATGGAGTTCGAGAGCTACGCGGAGGTCCCGAAGGCTGTCGCCGACGAGATCGTCCAGAAGAACAAGGGCGACTAG
- the tuf gene encoding elongation factor Tu: MAKAKFERTKPHVNIGTIGHVDHGKTTLTAAISKVLADKYPSATNVQRDFASIDSAPEERQRGITINISHVEYETPKRHYAHVDAPGHADYIKNMITGAAQMDGAILVVAATDGPMAQTREHVLLAKQVGVPYLLVALNKADMVDDEEILELVELEVRELLSSQGFPGDDAPVVRVSGLKALEGDEKWVQSVLDLMDAVDESIPDPVRDKDKPFLMPIEDVFTITGRGTVVTGRAERGTLKINSEVEIVGIRPTQKTTVTGIEMFHKQLDEAWAGENCGLLLRGTKREDVERGQVVVAPGSVTPHTNFEGTAYILSKEEGGRHNPFYANYRPQFYFRTTDVTGVITLPEGTEMVMPGDTTDMTVELIQPIAMEEGLGFAIREGGRTVGAGTVTKIIK; this comes from the coding sequence GTGGCTAAGGCCAAGTTCGAGCGGACCAAGCCGCACGTCAACATCGGCACGATCGGTCACGTCGACCACGGCAAGACGACGCTCACCGCCGCCATCTCGAAGGTGCTCGCCGACAAGTACCCGTCGGCCACCAACGTGCAGCGCGACTTCGCGTCGATCGACTCGGCTCCCGAGGAGCGCCAGCGCGGCATCACGATCAACATCTCGCACGTCGAGTACGAGACGCCGAAGCGCCACTACGCGCACGTCGACGCCCCGGGTCACGCCGACTACATCAAGAACATGATCACCGGTGCGGCTCAGATGGACGGCGCGATCCTCGTGGTCGCGGCGACCGACGGCCCGATGGCCCAGACGCGTGAGCACGTGCTGCTCGCCAAGCAGGTCGGCGTGCCCTACCTGCTCGTCGCGCTGAACAAGGCCGACATGGTCGACGACGAGGAGATCCTGGAGCTCGTCGAGCTCGAGGTGCGCGAGCTGCTCTCCTCGCAGGGCTTCCCCGGCGACGACGCTCCGGTCGTCCGCGTTTCGGGCCTCAAGGCGCTCGAGGGCGACGAGAAGTGGGTCCAGTCGGTCCTCGACCTCATGGACGCCGTCGACGAGTCGATCCCCGACCCGGTGCGCGACAAGGACAAGCCGTTCCTCATGCCCATCGAGGACGTCTTCACCATCACCGGTCGTGGCACGGTCGTCACGGGTCGCGCCGAGCGCGGCACGCTGAAGATCAACTCCGAGGTCGAGATCGTCGGCATCCGCCCGACGCAGAAGACCACGGTCACGGGCATCGAGATGTTCCACAAGCAGCTCGACGAGGCCTGGGCCGGCGAGAACTGCGGTCTCCTGCTCCGTGGTACCAAGCGTGAGGACGTCGAGCGCGGCCAGGTCGTCGTGGCCCCCGGCTCGGTCACCCCGCACACGAACTTCGAGGGCACCGCGTACATCCTCTCCAAGGAGGAGGGCGGGCGTCACAACCCGTTCTACGCGAACTACCGTCCGCAGTTCTACTTCCGCACCACCGACGTCACCGGCGTCATCACGCTGCCCGAGGGCACCGAGATGGTCATGCCCGGCGACACCACCGACATGACGGTCGAGCTCATCCAGCCGATCGCCATGGAGGAGGGCCTCGGCTTCGCCATCCGCGAGGGTGGCCGCACGGTCGGCGCCGGTACCGTCACGAAGATCATCAAGTAA
- a CDS encoding acyltransferase: protein MGAQQSTHSRSAVRPEIQALRAIAVSAVVLHHGWPAVAPAGYMGVDVFFVVSGFLITGLLLREHERSGRISLGRFYLRRARRILPAAVVVLAAVSAATVAFVPKTEWFQWFREIVASALYVENWQLVADSQNPARDDLASTPVQHYWSLSVEEQFYLVWPLLLILALWFAAKRGRGATPTLLIALGVVTAGSFALSVATTAADHNIAYFSTLTRTWEFGVGGLLAVATAHGRASGTPALRAAASWAGLALIALPILVFHDEAAFPGLVVLLPVAGALAVIWARMPQPRWSPAALLRLAPVQWTGDLSYSLYLWHWPIIMLAPYVTGIPSPPWIMVLLVVLSFAVSDLSKRCIEDPFRRQGTRLGSRPVLLLGGLAVAMALVVGAGTVAPGVARDQLACERDG from the coding sequence ATGGGGGCTCAGCAGTCGACGCATTCGCGAAGCGCGGTCCGCCCGGAGATCCAGGCGCTCCGGGCGATCGCCGTCAGCGCCGTCGTCCTGCATCACGGCTGGCCCGCGGTCGCCCCGGCGGGATACATGGGCGTCGACGTCTTCTTCGTCGTCTCCGGCTTCCTCATCACCGGTCTCCTGCTCCGCGAGCACGAGCGGTCCGGGCGGATCTCGCTCGGACGCTTCTACCTGCGCCGAGCCCGACGCATCCTGCCGGCGGCGGTCGTCGTGCTCGCCGCCGTCTCCGCGGCGACGGTCGCGTTCGTGCCGAAGACCGAGTGGTTCCAGTGGTTCCGCGAGATCGTCGCGAGCGCCCTGTATGTCGAGAACTGGCAGCTCGTCGCCGACTCGCAGAACCCCGCACGCGACGACCTCGCGTCGACCCCGGTGCAGCACTACTGGTCGCTGTCGGTCGAGGAGCAGTTCTACCTCGTCTGGCCGCTGCTGCTCATCCTCGCGCTCTGGTTCGCTGCGAAGCGCGGGCGTGGCGCGACTCCGACCCTGCTCATCGCGCTCGGCGTCGTGACCGCCGGCTCCTTCGCTCTGTCGGTCGCGACGACGGCGGCCGACCACAACATCGCGTACTTCTCGACCCTCACCCGGACGTGGGAGTTCGGCGTCGGCGGGCTCCTCGCCGTCGCCACGGCGCACGGGCGCGCCTCCGGCACACCGGCGCTTCGCGCGGCCGCCTCGTGGGCCGGATTGGCGCTCATCGCGCTGCCGATCCTCGTCTTCCACGACGAGGCCGCGTTCCCCGGCCTCGTCGTGCTCCTGCCGGTCGCGGGCGCCCTCGCGGTCATCTGGGCGCGCATGCCGCAGCCGCGCTGGTCGCCAGCTGCACTCCTGAGGCTCGCCCCCGTCCAGTGGACGGGCGATCTGTCGTACTCGCTGTATCTCTGGCACTGGCCGATCATCATGCTCGCCCCGTACGTCACCGGCATCCCGAGCCCGCCGTGGATAATGGTGCTGCTCGTCGTGCTCTCGTTCGCGGTCTCCGACCTGTCGAAGCGGTGCATCGAGGACCCGTTCCGGCGCCAGGGCACCCGCCTCGGCTCACGTCCGGTGCTGCTCCTCGGCGGACTCGCGGTCGCGATGGCCCTCGTCGTCGGCGCCGGGACGGTCGCGCCGGGGGTCGCCCGGGACCAGCTCGCGTGCGAACGCGACGGGTGA
- a CDS encoding OsmC family protein encodes MNERGATVRIGGSELEGEHFTPGELLKLALIGCTGLSADVVTARRLGEDVPITIWAHGQSDPETNRYTRIEEEILLELASLAPEERERLVQTITRAVDRGCTVARSIGDSVELDLEVVDVAAASPA; translated from the coding sequence ATGAACGAGCGGGGCGCCACCGTCCGCATCGGCGGCTCCGAGCTCGAGGGCGAGCACTTCACCCCGGGCGAGCTGCTGAAGCTCGCGCTCATCGGATGCACCGGCCTCAGCGCCGATGTCGTCACCGCGCGCCGGCTCGGCGAGGACGTCCCGATCACCATCTGGGCGCACGGGCAGTCCGACCCCGAGACGAACCGCTACACGCGCATCGAGGAGGAGATCTTGCTGGAGCTCGCGTCGCTCGCACCCGAGGAGCGCGAGCGCCTGGTGCAGACGATCACCCGCGCGGTCGACCGCGGCTGCACGGTGGCGCGTTCGATCGGAGACTCGGTCGAGCTCGACCTCGAGGTGGTCGATGTGGCGGCCGCCTCCCCAGCCTGA